One stretch of Trichocoleus sp. DNA includes these proteins:
- a CDS encoding response regulator, translating to MHYQFPLLNRLRVLVVDGDSDSRYLLSTLFQMYGIETIAVETASETLDILEQVQPDLVISEILLPDEDGFSLVQKIKAIEQVKKYQIPTIAFTTYKDGMAYSSALAAGFCRCLFKPLLIDELMTVISQLTENILVPVS from the coding sequence ATGCATTATCAATTTCCATTGTTAAACCGCTTACGTGTACTTGTTGTTGATGGAGATTCAGATTCCAGATACCTGTTATCGACACTGTTTCAAATGTATGGAATTGAGACGATCGCAGTTGAAACAGCCAGTGAAACATTAGACATCCTGGAGCAGGTTCAGCCTGATCTGGTGATCAGTGAAATTTTGTTGCCCGATGAAGATGGATTCTCGCTTGTGCAAAAGATAAAAGCAATTGAGCAGGTAAAGAAATACCAAATTCCAACGATTGCCTTCACCACCTATAAAGATGGCATGGCTTATAGCAGTGCATTGGCTGCTGGTTTTTGTAGATGTTTGTTCAAACCTCTACTCATTGATGAGCTGATGACGGTTATTTCTCAACTAACTGAAAACATTCTAGTACCTGTATCATGA
- a CDS encoding response regulator, with protein MNREPTEAGVILVVDDTPTNLEVLFNFLSDSGFKILIAEDGESALQKANYASPDLILLDVLMPGMDGFETCRHLKENAATQAIPVIFMTALTETVDKIKGFNLGAVDYITKPLQYEEVLARVKTHLRLQMLTRQLQAQNERLEQEIQERKQIEARLQQQNRRSQLFAEVTLKIRQSLQLQEILQTTVTEVHHILQCDRILVYRLWADGTGSSVAESVLPGFPPVAGQIFPEEVFPPEFQQLYREGRVRSIADVKTEHNIADCLVDFVQQFQVRAKLVVPIIAKSQLWGLLIAHQCQNPRYWTEFEIELLSQIADQIGIALTQSQLLEQETRQSQELARSNTELQQFAYIASHDLQEPLRMVTSYLQLIERRYKDNLDANANDFIHFAVDGARRMQKLINDLLAYSRIGTRAQPYELIDSTVVVEQAITNLKLLIADYHATVTYDTLPTVLADATQLTQLFQNLIGNAIKFHGEVPPIVQIRAEDQQGEWLFSVQDNGIGLEAEYAEQIFVIFQRLHNRTEYPGTGIGLAVCKKIVERHGGRIWVQSELGKGATFYFTLPAQGGIPL; from the coding sequence ATGAATAGAGAACCGACTGAGGCAGGGGTGATTTTGGTGGTGGATGATACGCCAACCAACCTGGAGGTTTTGTTTAACTTCCTCAGTGATTCGGGCTTTAAGATTCTGATTGCTGAAGATGGTGAAAGTGCCTTACAAAAAGCAAACTACGCCTCACCCGATCTGATTCTGCTGGATGTACTGATGCCAGGAATGGATGGGTTTGAAACCTGCCGCCACCTCAAAGAAAATGCAGCAACTCAGGCAATTCCAGTTATTTTTATGACTGCTTTGACTGAAACAGTTGACAAGATCAAGGGGTTTAATTTGGGTGCAGTTGATTACATTACGAAGCCACTGCAATACGAGGAAGTGTTGGCGCGGGTAAAAACCCATTTGCGGCTCCAAATGCTGACTCGTCAACTTCAGGCACAGAATGAGCGGCTAGAGCAGGAAATTCAGGAGCGTAAACAAATTGAAGCAAGGTTACAGCAACAAAATCGACGATCGCAACTGTTTGCAGAAGTAACGTTAAAAATTCGTCAGTCGCTACAATTACAGGAGATCTTACAAACCACTGTCACAGAAGTACATCACATTTTGCAGTGCGATCGCATCTTGGTCTATCGGCTTTGGGCAGACGGGACAGGCAGCAGCGTTGCAGAGTCGGTTTTACCCGGATTTCCTCCAGTCGCTGGACAAATCTTTCCTGAAGAAGTCTTTCCACCAGAATTTCAGCAGCTTTATCGAGAAGGGCGGGTGCGATCGATCGCTGATGTCAAAACGGAGCACAATATTGCAGACTGCCTGGTAGATTTTGTCCAGCAGTTCCAGGTACGAGCAAAGCTAGTTGTGCCAATTATTGCCAAATCGCAGCTTTGGGGTCTGTTGATTGCTCACCAATGCCAGAATCCGCGATATTGGACTGAGTTTGAAATTGAGTTGCTTAGCCAAATCGCTGATCAGATAGGCATTGCCCTGACTCAGTCACAGCTTTTGGAGCAGGAAACACGCCAAAGCCAGGAACTAGCCCGCTCTAATACAGAATTACAGCAGTTTGCTTATATTGCGTCTCACGATCTTCAAGAACCGCTACGCATGGTGACAAGCTATTTACAATTAATTGAGCGCCGCTATAAAGACAATTTGGATGCCAATGCCAACGACTTCATCCATTTCGCAGTCGATGGGGCAAGGCGAATGCAAAAGCTAATTAACGATTTATTAGCCTATTCCCGCATTGGCACTCGTGCTCAACCCTATGAACTGATTGATTCTACGGTTGTTGTTGAGCAAGCAATTACCAATCTTAAACTGCTGATCGCTGACTATCATGCCACGGTCACTTATGACACTCTGCCAACGGTTCTTGCTGATGCCACCCAACTGACACAGCTATTTCAAAACCTGATTGGCAATGCAATTAAGTTTCATGGTGAAGTGCCCCCGATCGTCCAGATCCGGGCTGAAGATCAACAAGGAGAGTGGCTTTTTTCAGTTCAAGACAACGGCATTGGGCTTGAAGCGGAGTATGCAGAGCAAATTTTTGTCATCTTTCAGCGACTTCACAACCGCACAGAATATCCGGGAACAGGAATTGGACTGGCGGTTTGTAAAAAAATTGTCGAACGGCATGGGGGGCGAATTTGGGTACAATCCGAACTAGGTAAAGGTGCAACTTTTTACTTCACGCTTCCAGCCCAAGGAGGAATACCGTTGTGA
- the msrB gene encoding peptide-methionine (R)-S-oxide reductase MsrB → MTTSKNEKFAVQKTEEEWRSQLTPEQFRVLRKHGTERAGTSPLDKTYEPGTYVCAGCGTPLFTSNTKFNSGTGWPSFFEPIEGAVETTTDRSLFMTRVEVHCHRCGGHLGHVFEDGPAPTGKRYCMNGVAMEFVPPEQKAE, encoded by the coding sequence ATGACGACCTCAAAGAACGAAAAATTTGCAGTTCAAAAAACTGAAGAAGAGTGGCGCAGTCAACTCACGCCAGAACAGTTTCGCGTGCTGCGGAAGCACGGTACAGAACGGGCAGGAACCAGTCCCCTAGACAAAACCTATGAGCCAGGAACCTATGTTTGTGCGGGTTGTGGCACTCCGCTCTTTACCTCAAACACCAAATTTAACAGCGGCACTGGCTGGCCCAGCTTCTTTGAGCCGATCGAGGGTGCAGTTGAAACAACGACCGATCGCAGCTTATTTATGACCAGGGTTGAAGTGCATTGCCACCGCTGCGGCGGGCATTTGGGTCACGTTTTTGAGGATGGTCCTGCGCCGACTGGAAAACGATACTGTATGAATGGAGTGGCAATGGAGTTTGTGCCGCCAGAACAGAAAGCAGAGTAG
- a CDS encoding ATP-binding protein: MFSRLKPSRLSALPSQHPERLPHVEPILWGCMTMVLVLLGLNGLSPLGWIAPLLFAYWTLYPPPKPIALALLGCCWALLLLLSFNELAMRQLVASVGLVLLSPLVRQKLVQQEWQWLSQQMLATLTRDETASSPEQAIAHALSTLKQFTCANGAIVLRQLDDVTAEALVCLPPTFLPDRLTTPALFAEAISQNRCLYYPDYAALPNAVSGFVVQGVRSVAVLPLNQTDQMQGAIVLFWHQSMNPSPALQSFMESLREGLKNLLRFQDVTLRLDRLQARLGAILETIPQGVVFIDESGEQGWLNATAAMHLELPQGAVEPIAISQAMTALRLKAENHQEIAQKAAQFFTQPQVEIRDWQWLFSQPQPKVLSLSSTPIHLCNVPGRLWVLDDITERKQAEVETQKAKDLAEAATRAKSEFLANMSHEIRTPLNGILGYAQILQKEKSLTEHQRNGLHIIYSCGEHLLTLINDVLDLSKIEAQKMELYLHDLHLPQFLEEISEICRVRASQKGISLTYQTISALPTFVLADEKRLRQILLNILGNAVKFTERGGVTFRVGWVDRFETVAPDAIPTIRFQIEDTGIGMTADHLAAIFLPFQQVGEQSRKTEGTGLGLSISRQLVQMMGGEIQVKSEFGAGSTFWFDLYFPEVDCPTKAIRPDQGRLIGYEGKKRKILVIDDKAANRSVLVHLLEPLGFEVAEAENGQEGLTMAAQFRPDMILLDLVMPVMDGFEAIRRIRQSIQLKETIVIATSASVFGLDQESSQQAGCNSFLTKPIRESDLLNQLQTWLGLTWRYEAEADSFSLSTSANLHQTGNEAAVDREIIPPPQTELQQLLDLALKGDIRAILEQAARLEKLHSDLIPFALQLRQLAKGFKERQILEFVKQYQRQT, from the coding sequence ATGTTTAGCCGCCTGAAACCTTCTCGTTTGTCTGCATTGCCGTCCCAACATCCAGAACGGTTGCCCCATGTTGAGCCGATTTTGTGGGGCTGCATGACCATGGTGCTGGTGCTGCTGGGGCTGAATGGCTTATCGCCACTGGGATGGATTGCGCCGCTCCTATTTGCTTACTGGACGCTCTACCCGCCGCCAAAACCGATCGCCCTTGCGCTCCTGGGCTGCTGCTGGGCACTATTGCTGCTGCTGAGCTTTAATGAACTGGCAATGCGGCAACTTGTTGCTTCCGTTGGGCTGGTTTTGCTGAGTCCATTGGTGCGGCAAAAACTGGTTCAGCAAGAGTGGCAGTGGCTCTCTCAACAAATGCTGGCAACCCTGACGCGAGACGAGACGGCAAGCAGCCCTGAACAAGCCATTGCTCATGCGCTGTCTACCCTCAAGCAGTTCACCTGTGCTAATGGGGCGATCGTGCTGCGCCAATTAGATGACGTGACTGCCGAAGCTTTGGTCTGTCTGCCCCCCACGTTCCTCCCCGATCGCCTCACGACTCCGGCTTTGTTTGCTGAAGCAATAAGCCAGAATCGATGCCTTTACTACCCAGATTATGCTGCTTTACCAAATGCAGTGAGTGGGTTTGTGGTGCAGGGCGTGCGATCGGTAGCAGTGTTGCCCTTAAATCAGACGGATCAGATGCAGGGGGCGATCGTGCTGTTTTGGCATCAATCCATGAATCCGTCACCCGCTTTGCAGAGTTTCATGGAGTCGCTGCGAGAGGGGTTAAAGAATCTACTGCGATTCCAGGATGTGACGCTGCGTTTGGATCGGCTACAGGCGCGGTTAGGCGCTATTTTGGAAACCATTCCGCAAGGCGTTGTCTTTATTGATGAAAGCGGAGAACAGGGCTGGCTAAATGCTACTGCGGCAATGCACCTGGAACTTCCTCAGGGCGCAGTCGAGCCGATCGCCATTTCTCAAGCAATGACCGCTTTACGACTGAAAGCCGAAAACCATCAGGAAATTGCGCAAAAAGCTGCCCAGTTTTTTACCCAACCACAGGTTGAAATTCGCGATTGGCAATGGCTGTTTAGCCAACCTCAACCAAAGGTGTTGAGCCTTTCGAGTACCCCCATTCACTTGTGTAATGTACCCGGTCGATTATGGGTGCTGGATGACATTACCGAACGCAAGCAGGCAGAAGTCGAAACCCAAAAGGCAAAAGATCTAGCGGAAGCTGCGACTCGTGCCAAGAGCGAGTTTCTGGCAAATATGAGCCACGAAATCCGGACACCGCTGAATGGTATTCTTGGTTACGCCCAAATTTTGCAGAAAGAGAAATCCCTGACCGAACATCAACGCAATGGGCTGCACATTATTTATTCCTGCGGAGAACATCTGCTGACGCTGATCAACGATGTGCTGGATCTCTCTAAGATTGAGGCACAAAAGATGGAGCTTTATCTGCACGATCTCCATCTGCCCCAGTTTCTCGAAGAGATTTCTGAAATCTGTCGGGTTCGCGCTTCGCAAAAAGGAATTTCGCTGACCTATCAAACCATTTCGGCGCTACCAACCTTTGTGCTGGCAGATGAGAAACGCCTGCGGCAAATTTTGTTGAACATTTTGGGGAATGCCGTGAAATTTACTGAGCGAGGCGGTGTTACTTTCCGAGTGGGATGGGTCGATCGCTTTGAAACCGTTGCACCAGACGCAATCCCCACCATTCGCTTTCAGATCGAGGATACGGGAATTGGCATGACTGCTGATCACCTGGCAGCAATTTTTCTGCCTTTTCAGCAAGTGGGTGAGCAAAGTCGCAAAACAGAGGGAACCGGGCTAGGGCTATCGATTAGCCGACAGCTAGTGCAAATGATGGGCGGTGAAATTCAGGTGAAAAGTGAGTTTGGGGCAGGCAGCACTTTCTGGTTTGATCTGTATTTCCCAGAAGTTGATTGCCCCACAAAAGCAATTCGTCCTGATCAAGGTAGGCTGATTGGCTACGAAGGGAAGAAGCGCAAAATCCTGGTAATTGATGACAAAGCCGCAAATCGATCGGTTTTGGTGCATCTTCTGGAACCCCTGGGCTTTGAGGTAGCAGAAGCCGAGAATGGGCAAGAAGGGCTTACCATGGCAGCACAATTTCGCCCCGATATGATTCTGCTGGATCTGGTGATGCCTGTGATGGACGGGTTTGAGGCAATTCGACGAATTCGCCAATCGATCCAGCTCAAAGAAACGATTGTCATTGCAACTTCGGCAAGCGTTTTTGGATTAGACCAGGAATCGAGCCAGCAGGCAGGCTGCAATAGCTTCCTCACTAAACCCATTCGCGAAAGCGATCTCTTAAACCAACTGCAAACCTGGTTGGGGTTAACCTGGCGCTATGAGGCAGAAGCAGATTCATTCTCGCTGTCTACCTCTGCCAATCTGCATCAAACTGGGAATGAAGCAGCAGTCGATCGGGAGATCATTCCACCTCCTCAAACTGAACTTCAGCAATTGCTGGATCTGGCGCTAAAAGGGGATATCCGAGCCATCTTAGAGCAAGCCGCTAGACTGGAAAAACTTCACTCAGACTTAATTCCCTTTGCATTACAGCTGCGTCAACTGGCAAAAGGCTTTAAGGAGCGACAAATTTTGGAGTTTGTCAAGCAATATCAGAGGCAGACATGA
- a CDS encoding response regulator, whose amino-acid sequence MNHSLIKVLLIEDNPGDARLLQELLAEVTLIQFQLHHVDRLRQGINLLKTESFDVILLDLSLPDSQELATFIALHQQVPGIPIVVITGLNDETLALRAVHEGAQDYLLKGQLTSDLLTRAIRYAIERHQAEQKIREQAALLDVATDAILLRDWEGQILFWNKGAERIYGWKAETVLGKKANELLYQQPLKQFEEAQKILIETGEWQGELNHVTSEGRSIIVSSRWVLLYDDHQKPKSVLIVSTDITEKKLLEAQFLRAQRMESIGTLASGIAHDLNNILTPVLAVSQLLQMKLSTIDERDQELLAIVATNARRGAALVKQVLSFARGAEGKHTILQIKHLLWEVQQIIQETFPKSIAVQTSLPENLWVITGEPTQLHQVLMNLCINARDAMPDGGVLKITATNCVLDESYTQMNLEAKVGSYLMITIGDTGIGMSPETIDRIFEPFFTTKEIGQGTGLGLSTALGIIKSHGGFIDVKSAIGQGTQFKIYLPAVNAAEQPENQDYGIPMGENELILIVDDEAAIREISRVSLESFNYRVLSASDGIEAITIYAQHKHEISLAIVDIMMPSLDGAVTIRTLQKINPKIKIIAVSGLMSNSQLNANSIAGTHRFLAKPYTAKDLLVAVHQALHAKTANPLQAIENIAGDRG is encoded by the coding sequence ATGAACCATTCTTTAATCAAAGTTTTACTTATTGAGGATAATCCTGGGGATGCACGATTATTACAAGAACTGCTGGCGGAAGTAACTTTAATTCAGTTTCAGCTTCACCATGTCGATCGCTTGCGGCAAGGGATCAATCTCCTCAAAACAGAATCTTTTGATGTCATCTTACTCGACCTTTCACTGCCCGACAGCCAGGAACTAGCAACGTTCATTGCGCTCCATCAGCAGGTTCCTGGCATCCCGATCGTGGTAATCACCGGGCTAAACGACGAAACGCTGGCGCTCAGAGCTGTTCATGAGGGCGCACAGGATTATTTGCTCAAAGGACAACTAACCAGCGATTTACTAACGCGAGCAATTCGATATGCGATCGAGCGTCATCAAGCTGAACAAAAAATTCGAGAACAGGCAGCCTTGCTTGATGTGGCAACTGATGCAATTCTGCTGCGCGATTGGGAAGGTCAAATTCTGTTCTGGAATAAGGGGGCGGAGCGGATCTACGGCTGGAAGGCAGAAACAGTCCTGGGTAAAAAGGCAAATGAACTGCTCTATCAACAGCCACTCAAGCAGTTTGAGGAAGCCCAAAAGATTTTGATCGAGACGGGAGAATGGCAGGGAGAACTGAATCACGTTACTTCTGAGGGTCGATCGATCATTGTTTCGAGTCGCTGGGTATTGCTCTATGATGACCATCAGAAACCGAAATCTGTGTTGATTGTCAGTACAGATATTACTGAGAAAAAACTTCTGGAAGCGCAGTTTCTCCGAGCACAGCGGATGGAGAGTATTGGAACGCTTGCCAGCGGCATTGCCCATGATTTGAACAATATCCTGACGCCAGTACTGGCTGTTTCTCAACTGCTCCAGATGAAGCTATCCACGATCGATGAGCGCGATCAGGAATTGCTGGCAATTGTGGCAACAAACGCAAGGCGCGGAGCCGCTTTAGTGAAGCAGGTCTTATCTTTTGCCAGAGGTGCAGAAGGAAAACATACAATCTTGCAGATCAAACACCTGCTCTGGGAAGTGCAGCAGATCATTCAAGAGACCTTTCCCAAGTCCATTGCGGTTCAAACCAGCCTGCCAGAAAACCTGTGGGTGATTACAGGAGAACCGACGCAACTCCATCAGGTGCTGATGAATTTATGTATTAATGCGCGAGATGCCATGCCCGATGGCGGCGTTTTGAAAATCACGGCAACCAATTGCGTACTGGATGAAAGCTACACGCAAATGAACCTGGAGGCGAAGGTTGGATCTTATCTAATGATCACCATTGGCGATACAGGAATTGGTATGTCTCCTGAAACAATCGATCGCATCTTTGAACCCTTCTTTACAACCAAGGAAATTGGGCAGGGAACAGGGTTAGGATTATCGACAGCCCTTGGAATTATTAAAAGTCACGGTGGCTTTATTGATGTCAAAAGTGCCATTGGACAGGGCACGCAATTCAAGATTTATTTGCCAGCCGTTAACGCAGCAGAGCAGCCCGAAAATCAGGATTATGGGATTCCAATGGGCGAGAATGAGCTAATTCTCATTGTTGATGACGAAGCGGCAATTCGAGAAATTAGTAGAGTGTCCCTGGAGTCTTTCAACTATCGAGTTTTAAGCGCAAGTGATGGCATTGAAGCGATCACAATCTATGCTCAGCATAAGCATGAAATCAGTTTGGCGATCGTTGATATTATGATGCCTTCTCTGGATGGAGCTGTCACCATTCGCACCTTGCAGAAGATTAACCCCAAGATCAAAATCATCGCGGTCAGTGGTCTGATGTCGAACAGTCAGTTAAACGCAAATTCAATTGCAGGGACGCATCGCTTTTTAGCGAAACCCTACACTGCAAAAGATTTATTAGTCGCCGTTCATCAGGCTTTACATGCCAAAACAGCCAACCCCCTCCAGGCGATCGAAAATATTGCAGGCGATCGGGGTTAG
- a CDS encoding helix-turn-helix domain-containing protein, with protein MNPIAFTQQMKAMSDRLVHLYHGANDDASLSPGLLSSALKELGVASERLELAVSMLDRQQQKLEQAEAALIYEQQRQQELLEFIPDACLITNLDGIILSANRAATRLLNLPNSLLIDRSLPLFFTPETQKQLQPELQYLPQRPWRHEWQVSVQPYQKHALRGRLLVEASQHNVEQPPIIRWLLRDFSERPAISDDKSSGSNDGYPMRWYHKGEIIPLELNSIWQVRSGLVKLSAFANNGQEILVGLAGQSASFGAHLTTLPLYQATALTNTQLCSIALEDIATSATLRQRLFDQMNQRLKQAELLLVIYGQPRIADRLFCLLELLKQEIGEPVPEGTRLKVRLTHEDLAASCCTTRVTVTRMLSHLQQEQKIVVDEQNHLILKDL; from the coding sequence ATGAACCCAATCGCTTTTACACAACAAATGAAGGCGATGTCAGATCGCTTGGTTCACCTCTATCACGGAGCCAACGATGATGCTTCGCTCTCACCGGGATTACTTTCTTCTGCATTGAAGGAACTTGGTGTAGCCTCTGAGCGGCTAGAACTTGCAGTCTCAATGCTAGACCGACAACAGCAAAAACTTGAGCAAGCTGAAGCGGCACTCATTTACGAACAACAGCGACAGCAGGAACTTCTAGAGTTTATTCCAGATGCTTGTCTGATTACAAACTTGGATGGGATTATTCTGTCGGCAAATCGAGCGGCAACTCGTCTGCTAAACCTGCCCAACTCTTTGTTAATCGATCGCTCCCTGCCCCTATTCTTCACACCAGAAACACAAAAACAGCTTCAGCCTGAGTTGCAATATCTGCCCCAAAGACCGTGGAGACATGAGTGGCAAGTTTCCGTACAGCCCTATCAAAAACACGCCTTACGCGGACGGCTTTTAGTAGAAGCCAGCCAGCACAACGTTGAACAACCGCCCATTATCCGATGGTTACTGCGCGACTTTAGCGAGCGTCCTGCTATCTCCGATGACAAGTCCTCTGGCAGTAATGATGGCTATCCGATGCGGTGGTATCACAAGGGAGAAATCATTCCTTTAGAGCTAAATTCGATTTGGCAAGTCCGTTCTGGATTGGTAAAACTCAGCGCATTCGCCAATAATGGACAAGAGATTTTGGTTGGCTTAGCAGGTCAATCTGCTTCTTTTGGGGCGCATCTAACAACCCTGCCACTCTACCAAGCAACAGCACTCACGAACACCCAACTTTGCTCAATTGCGCTAGAAGATATTGCCACCTCTGCCACACTCAGGCAGCGCCTCTTTGACCAGATGAACCAGCGGCTCAAACAGGCTGAACTTCTGCTCGTCATTTATGGACAACCCCGAATCGCAGACCGCTTATTCTGCCTGCTAGAACTCCTGAAGCAAGAAATTGGGGAACCTGTGCCAGAGGGCACTCGCTTGAAAGTTCGTCTTACTCATGAAGATCTAGCTGCTTCCTGCTGTACAACCAGAGTCACAGTGACGCGGATGCTTAGCCATCTACAACAAGAACAAAAGATAGTTGTGGATGAGCAGAATCATTTGATTTTGAAAGACCTTTAG
- a CDS encoding alpha/beta hydrolase, which produces MISSLLHRNNVNVLGQGEQTLIFAHGFGSDQTAWRHQVEAFAANYRIVLFDHVGAGKSDMAAYSPRRYRSLYSYAEDLLELCAELKLSQAILIGHSVSGMVSLLAALLDPSRFRQLFFISASPRYLNDPTTQYIGGFEQTDLDALYEAMSSNYYAWVSGFAPIAMGNPDRPELATEFATTLGAIRPDIAQAVARVIFQSDYRAELPKLTIPTVILQSNSDIAVPSEVGKYLADKIPQARLIPINAQGHLPHISAPDTVTSILAACLAA; this is translated from the coding sequence ATGATAAGTAGCTTGCTGCATCGAAACAACGTAAATGTGCTGGGGCAAGGCGAACAAACCCTCATCTTTGCTCATGGGTTTGGGTCTGATCAGACTGCCTGGCGACATCAGGTGGAAGCGTTTGCAGCAAATTATCGGATTGTTTTGTTTGACCATGTGGGAGCCGGAAAATCAGACATGGCAGCTTACAGTCCCCGACGCTATCGATCGCTTTACAGCTATGCCGAAGACCTCTTAGAGCTATGTGCTGAGCTCAAGCTATCACAGGCAATTCTGATTGGTCATTCAGTTAGTGGCATGGTTAGCCTTTTGGCAGCGCTTCTTGATCCGAGTCGCTTTCGTCAGTTGTTTTTCATCAGTGCTTCGCCTCGCTATCTCAATGATCCGACAACACAATATATTGGCGGCTTTGAGCAGACTGACCTGGACGCACTTTATGAAGCCATGTCTTCCAATTACTACGCCTGGGTGAGTGGTTTTGCCCCGATCGCGATGGGCAACCCCGATCGCCCAGAACTCGCCACAGAATTTGCCACAACCCTGGGAGCCATTCGTCCAGATATCGCGCAGGCGGTTGCTCGCGTCATTTTTCAGTCTGACTATCGCGCTGAGTTGCCCAAGCTAACCATTCCAACCGTGATTCTGCAATCCAATAGCGATATTGCGGTTCCATCTGAAGTTGGAAAATACCTGGCTGATAAAATCCCCCAAGCTCGCCTGATTCCAATCAACGCTCAAGGACATCTACCCCATATCAGCGCTCCAGACACTGTAACGAGTATCCTAGCTGCATGTTTAGCCGCCTGA
- a CDS encoding response regulator, with translation MNQVSIGERTKPIEILLVEDNPGDVRLTQEVLQDGNINNHLNVVEDGVKAIAFLKQVPPYAYAPCPDLILLDLNLPRKGGQEVLKVVKADERLKRIPVVILTTSLAEEDIIRAYNLHANCYIAKPIDLDQFIKVIKSIEEFWLTIVKLPSK, from the coding sequence GTGAATCAAGTAAGCATTGGGGAGCGGACTAAACCGATCGAAATTCTGCTGGTTGAAGATAATCCTGGTGATGTTCGCTTGACGCAAGAAGTGCTGCAGGATGGCAATATCAATAATCATTTAAACGTGGTGGAGGATGGTGTTAAAGCAATTGCTTTTCTCAAACAAGTACCTCCTTACGCATATGCGCCTTGTCCTGATCTAATCTTGCTCGACCTCAATCTACCCCGAAAGGGAGGACAGGAAGTTCTAAAAGTGGTAAAAGCAGATGAGCGGCTGAAACGAATTCCTGTGGTGATTCTGACAACCTCACTTGCTGAAGAAGATATCATTCGTGCTTATAATTTACATGCAAACTGCTATATTGCTAAACCAATCGATTTAGACCAGTTTATTAAAGTGATTAAATCAATCGAAGAGTTCTGGTTGACGATCGTGAAATTGCCGTCAAAATAA
- a CDS encoding ubiquinol-cytochrome c reductase iron-sulfur subunit — protein MKRRDFIGLVGVGSAVPLAIVACTPAKENAAVSPPNSDGFQTVGTLSDLETNGKILIENEPTKVLVVRDPANPSSLIAVNPTCTHTGCTINWQKDQSTFICPCHASQFAADGKVLQGPANKPLAAYQVKVEGNSVLVKAG, from the coding sequence ATGAAGCGACGTGACTTTATTGGGTTAGTCGGGGTTGGTAGTGCCGTGCCGCTGGCGATCGTTGCCTGTACGCCTGCAAAAGAAAATGCGGCGGTGAGTCCGCCAAACAGTGATGGCTTTCAAACGGTGGGCACGCTCTCTGACCTGGAGACAAACGGCAAGATTTTGATTGAAAATGAGCCAACGAAGGTTCTTGTTGTCCGTGATCCGGCAAATCCCAGTAGCCTCATTGCCGTCAACCCAACCTGTACTCACACAGGCTGCACCATCAACTGGCAGAAAGACCAAAGTACATTCATATGTCCCTGCCATGCCTCTCAGTTTGCCGCTGATGGAAAAGTGCTGCAAGGTCCAGCGAACAAGCCGTTAGCTGCTTATCAAGTTAAGGTTGAGGGGAATTCGGTACTGGTAAAGGCTGGTTGA
- a CDS encoding zinc dependent phospholipase C family protein translates to MTAALERGLSRIPIVKAAFLLGSVAPDLPLWLLSLGGAAYYHLILGWSPAKTADFMFSYLYFHHPFWLVSHNFLHAPLILLLGIALVWQKRRNIGSPARWLYWFLLACLFHSIVDIFTHTDDGPLLFFPIDWHYRFPSPVSYWDPRHHGRIFARFELSLDGILLIYLLTRSVCKRLRRQPPAP, encoded by the coding sequence ATGACCGCAGCCCTGGAGCGAGGGTTGTCGCGCATTCCCATCGTTAAGGCGGCTTTCCTATTAGGTTCTGTTGCGCCAGATCTGCCGCTATGGTTGCTTTCGCTCGGCGGTGCAGCCTACTATCACCTGATTTTGGGCTGGAGTCCCGCAAAAACGGCTGACTTCATGTTCTCCTATCTTTACTTCCACCATCCCTTCTGGCTTGTCAGCCACAACTTCCTGCACGCACCTCTCATTTTGCTGCTTGGCATTGCCCTGGTTTGGCAAAAGCGACGGAATATTGGCTCTCCCGCTCGTTGGCTCTACTGGTTTCTCCTTGCCTGCCTGTTTCATTCGATCGTGGATATCTTCACCCACACAGACGACGGTCCCTTGCTGTTTTTCCCGATCGACTGGCACTACCGCTTTCCCAGCCCCGTCAGCTATTGGGATCCTCGCCATCACGGTCGCATCTTTGCCCGCTTTGAGCTAAGCCTCGATGGCATTCTGCTCATTTATCTCCTCACCCGATCGGTTTGCAAGCGCTTACGCCGCCAACCACCTGCTCCATAA